The Calditerricola satsumensis region GATCTCCCACGCCTCGCTGGCCAGGCCGTCGCTCACGTCGTTCAGCGCGCAGCGCACCCCCTGCGATGCGCACAGCCGACCGACATCGAGGCGCGGCCGTGGACGCCGATGGGCGGCGACGAGGCGCGGATAGCGATCGGCCCGTTCCGGATGGCGAAGCAGCAGGTCAAGCCCCGCCGCCGACAGGCCAAGGGGGCCGCTCACGAACACCACATCCCCCGGGCGCGCCGCGCCGCGCGTGAGGGCTCGTCCCGCCTCCACCTCGCCCACCACGGTGACGGACAGCCACAGCCCGCCCGGCGAGCGCACCGTATCGCCGCCGACAAGGGCCACGCCCCACGCCGCCGCGCCTTCATAAAGCCCGTCGTACAGCCGGCGCAGCTCGTCCGGCGTCCACGCGCAGTCGGGCGCGAGGGCGATCAGGGCAAAACGCGGCTCGCCGCCCATCGCCGCCACATCGCTGACGTTGACGGCCAGGATCTTGTACCCCACGTCTTCCGGCGCGAGGGTGTCGCGGCGAAAGTGAACCCCTTCCACCATCGCGTCGCAGGCGAGAACCATCTGCTTGCCGGGTGTTACGGTCACCACCGCCGCGTCGTCGCCAACGTCCACGACCACCCGCGGATCGGGTTGCCGTCCGGTTGTCAGCATGCGAATCAAGGCGAACTCATCCATCGCGTGCCCGTCCTTTTGGGGGAAAGATGGGGTGTCCTCCCGGCCGCGCCACGGCGCTTGCTTTCCCACTCATTATAAAAAGCGAACGGAACGATGGCAAACAAAACAAAAACCGCAGCTCCTGCGCTGCGGCTTTTGGCGATGGTGGGCCTAAGTGGACTTGAACCACTGACCTCACGCTTATCAGGCGTGCGCTCTAACCAGCTGAGCTATAGGCCCACGCGAATGGACGATATGGAGCGGGTGAAGGGAATCGAACCCTCGCGTCCGGCTTGGAAGGCCGGT contains the following coding sequences:
- the thiL gene encoding thiamine-phosphate kinase, giving the protein MDEFALIRMLTTGRQPDPRVVVDVGDDAAVVTVTPGKQMVLACDAMVEGVHFRRDTLAPEDVGYKILAVNVSDVAAMGGEPRFALIALAPDCAWTPDELRRLYDGLYEGAAAWGVALVGGDTVRSPGGLWLSVTVVGEVEAGRALTRGAARPGDVVFVSGPLGLSAAGLDLLLRHPERADRYPRLVAAHRRPRPRLDVGRLCASQGVRCALNDVSDGLASEAWEIAEASGVTVRLYADRLPVHPELAAYCREADASPLDWMLFGGEDYELVGAVSAGVWPALARAARAEGVALVAVGEVVAGPPGVVLVEDGRERPLPKGGYNHFVDEGIERAR